The window TAAAGACCACATCGTCCGCGCTGAACGGCTGGCCATCCGACCACTTCACGCCCGGGCGCAGATGGTAGGTGACGGAACGCAGGTCGTCAGCGGTCTCAAAGGCGACGGCGAGACGGGGAAAGTCATGGCCGGGGTGGGCGATGTTGTAAATCCACAGGGGTTCGTAGATGAAGTCCTGGGCGTAAAAAGCGCCGACGGAGAAATTATAGGGGTTGAAGTTACGCACATGGGCGTTGGTCTGGGTCGGGGCCAGCACCAGCTCGCCGCCGTGAATCCTGTTTTGATCCGTCTCCGCAGCCTGCACCGAAGCCGCCAGCGCCAAACAAGCCATTAAAGACTGCGTTTTTATTTTTGTCGTCGCTTTCATTCGTCTTCCCATTTCCTGTTTAAGTTGAACCCCAGACGATTCAGTTCAGATCCCTCACTGAATCCCGTTCGATCAGCCTGGGCTCCAACACGACGTGCTTCTCCGCCATGGTTGGATTCTCCAAGCGCTCGATGAGCAGTTTTACCGCCGCTTCGCCCATCTCCATCACGTCCTGCCTGACAGTGGTCAATGCGGGACACATTAATTTGGCGTGAAAGTTGTCGTCATACCCCACCACCGAGACCTGCTCCGGCACGCTGACGCCACGCTCGCGCAGGGCTTGATAGACCCCCGCCGCCATATCGTCATCGCCGGCGCAAATAGCGGTGAACCGGGCGCCGCCGTCCAGCAGCCGCAGGGTCGCCTGATAGCCGAAAGTCTCCTCATAAGGGCCGGACAGAATCAGGTAATCGCGCTCCGTCAGGCCCTGCTCCGCCATGGCGCGCAGAAATCCATCACGGCGCAGACGGGCGTCCAGATAGCTCTCCGGCCCCATCAGATGTGCGATGCGCCGGTGTCCTTTCTCCAATAGATAACGCGCCGCCAGATAGCCGCCATGCAGGTTGTCCACCCGCGCCGACCATTTGGAAATACCCGGCAACATACGCCCCATGGTCACAATGGGATAATTGCCGGGATGCACGCCCGCCAGACGCTCCAACGGCACCTCGTTTTCCACGTACAGCAACAGCCCGTCACAGCGGCGATCCAGCAATGAATTGATGACGGCGACTTCCCGATCCAGATCGCCATAGCCGCTGGTGACCACCAGATGTTTGTCCGAGCCGGAGATGTAATCCTGCACGCCGCTCAGCATCTGCGCATAGAAGGGGCTGGCGAGATTCACCACCACCACGCCAATAATGTCGGACTTATTACTTTTCAGGCCCCGTGCGAAATGATTGGGACGGTAGCCCAGCTTGCGAATGGCGTCCTCCACCCGTTTACGCGCAGCGGGAGAAACAGACCCTTTGTTGGACACCACCCGGCTGACCGTGGACTTCGACACATGGGCCAGCTCCGATACATCGATAATTGTTGGCATGACAGGCTTCTACAGTTGGGAACGTCCCCAAAATCATGTTGCAGGGGGATATTAGGGTCAAGGCTGCAGCGGCTTAACCGGGGCGTTATAACGCGACAGCCTGTCACCCCGGAGCGAAACCCTGCTTGCGTCAGAAGCCCGCAACCATAATTCATCTTATTGAAATAATTAACATTTTTAGATGAAAAAGAACGTTTATACCGAGACTGAAAACAAGAAAGGCGACGATTCCCAATTTGTTCCCAAATTGACAACCGCCGCCAAGACGGGCATATCTGGCCGCGTCGATACGCAAATCGCCCCCAAAGCTCTCTGCGTACTTCGGGCTGTTCCCTGGCCCCGCAATCGCGTCGGAAACAGGCTCAGCCCAAAGACAGGTTAACCCCTTGTTGATTGAACAAATGGCAGCACTCCAGCTCGGCTGCAACGCCGACCTGACCGCCTTCATAAAAGCCCATGGCGGAGGAAGGCGTCTTCACCACCAGATGTTTTTCCAGCCCCGCCACATGCAGATAAGCCACCGCGACGTCGCCCATTTCTTCAATAATGTCCACGCGCGCAGGAATCCCCTGGTCCGGCGCCGTCAGACGCACATGCTCAGGCCGCACGCCCAGACATACCGGTTCGCCGGACGCGCGACCGGATGGCGCGGGAATCTGCAAGGGACGCGGCGATGAGCCGATCTGCACCGTCGCGCCCTGCTCGCTGCTGGCCTGCACGCGACAGGGGAGAAAATTCATCTTCGGCGAGCCAATAAAGCCCGCCACAAATTGATTGCCGGGCCGCTCATATAACTCCATGGGGC is drawn from Hahella sp. KA22 and contains these coding sequences:
- a CDS encoding LacI family DNA-binding transcriptional regulator; this translates as MPTIIDVSELAHVSKSTVSRVVSNKGSVSPAARKRVEDAIRKLGYRPNHFARGLKSNKSDIIGVVVVNLASPFYAQMLSGVQDYISGSDKHLVVTSGYGDLDREVAVINSLLDRRCDGLLLYVENEVPLERLAGVHPGNYPIVTMGRMLPGISKWSARVDNLHGGYLAARYLLEKGHRRIAHLMGPESYLDARLRRDGFLRAMAEQGLTERDYLILSGPYEETFGYQATLRLLDGGARFTAICAGDDDMAAGVYQALRERGVSVPEQVSVVGYDDNFHAKLMCPALTTVRQDVMEMGEAAVKLLIERLENPTMAEKHVVLEPRLIERDSVRDLN